The nucleotide sequence CGTTTTTGTTAACTAGATCATAAGGTCACGAATTACTTATTGAAACCCTAGAATAGCTATATGGACTATCAGAGGTGAATAATTGTATCGATTTTAGGATTTGAATGAGTAGTTATCTTAGTTCCTCTTCTAGTTAAGTGTGTTCCCTATAATTAATTAAAGTTAGGTCAAATTGTTGTGTTTCTAGAGTCTAGTCGCTCTTGTTAATCATAGCGTATCAATTATTAATCAGAGTACAATGAGCATCGTACCGAAGGAGACCGTTGAGGTCATAGCACAGAGCATCGGCATAAATAATTTGTCTCCAGATGCTGCATTGGCTCTTGCTCCCGATGTAGAATATCGTATGCGGGAAATTATGCAGGTGATTATCGTTTTATGTATTATAGCTTATGTGCTTACTGTTTATGGCCATTGTAGGCTTTGCGTGTGTTTGTGTCTTCTTAACTGTTAATCATGATcatgattattatttaatataagaAGTAAaatttattggccggaggtccactcggaagcaatctctctatccgttgaatagagagagggatgactttctctacttttgagagtgtttcactctgggtggagaaattacTTGTTttctattctcggataggggaaggattgtctacatctcacctccccatacaccacactcatgtggtattgggttttgttgttttttttttaagaAGTAAAATTTACTTTGGTTAACTTCAGGAGGGGATCAAATGCATGCATCATTCAAAACGAACTACATTGACCACAGATGATATTGGCAGTGCTCTTAGCATGAGAAATGTTGAGGTGAATCACTAGTTCTCTATCTCATATGGAACATTTTGACAATTATGGATATTGCATAAACAATGTCTGAAGTACGAAAAATGTGATTGTAATAAATCAAATTGTTtacaagttgacccattattattgTCAGTTCAGCCAATATATGGATTTGCATCCGGAGATCCTTTGAGGTTCAAGAGGGCCCTTGGACATAAAGATTTATTCTACATCGATGACAAAGATGTGGACTTTAAAGATGTAAGAGAATTAAAACATTTAACTTTCTTTTtcaatttaaattaaaaaaaaaaacaatactcCCACATAAcctaattttatatatattctgCTTATATGAAGGTGATAGAAGCTCCATTACCAAAAGCACCACTGGATACTTCACTTTTCTGTCACTGGCTAGCCATTGAAGGTGTACAACCTGCTATTCCAGAAAACGCCCCTCTTGAAGGTCTGTTTATTCTATATGATATATCTGTCTGTCAGCCAATTTGTCTCAAAACAAGACTAATTTTGAATTTGTATGCAAAAGTTTGTATTTTTATATGCATCTGTGGCAGAGCTGATTTTTGGAGATAATATGGGTCATCTGCAGTTATTGCTGCCTTACCAGAAACTAAAAAGCCTGAACAAAAGAGTGACGAAATGCCTATCGATATTAGATTGCCTGTAAAACATGTCTTATCTAGAGAGCTTCAGGTATATATTTTAACCATTTCCCCTTttcctaacttttttttttttttttttttttttttgaccgttttgaattcatTTTGCTACTGCAGTTATACTTCAACAAGATTACTGAGCTTGCTGTAAATATGCCTGATTCTGTTCTCTTCAAGGAAGCACTAATGAGTCTGGCTACAGACTCTGGACTTCATCCTTTAGTTCCTTACTTTACATGCTTTATTGAAGATGAGGTAAATTATCATGAATCAAACCGAAACCCTAAATTTTTATTTTACAATTCAACTACTGAATATAGCTACGTTTTCAGGTTTCTCGTGGACTAAACGATTTCCAGCTCCTTTTTGCTTTAATGCGACTCGTTTGGAGTCTTCTCCAGAACCCACATATACACGTTGAACCTTATGTTAGCCTCTTAACTATATCTGCTATTCATATATTTACTACCTTTACATAATATTGTCTATCGACATTTTGAAGCACATATCATTTTTAAGTTACATACTTATATACTTATATTGATGCAGCTACACCAATTGATGCCACCTGTTGTGACCTGTATTGTTGCAAAAAGATTGGGAAAGCGAATTGCTGATAATCACTGGGAACTTAGAGACTTCACTGCTAAACTTGTTGCCACCATATGTAAAAGGTGAAGCTTTTTAACATCTTTTTATCATCTGCTAATGTTGATTTTGTGGTActcaaaaataataaataaatggcAATGTATTTTATAGGTTTGGGCATAATTATAGTAGTCTCCAGACACGTTTGACTAAAACATTGCTTAAATCATTTTTGGACCGGAAGCGGACACTGACTCAACATTACGGTGCTGTTCAAGGACTAGCTGCTCTTGGACCTCATGTGGTAAAAATTTTCACTTTTACCCCTTTTACTTCAGCCAATGTACGAATATGCAATAATTGTTTCCACTCTCCAGATTTCCACTCTTGGACCTCATATGCAATAATTGTTTCCACTCTCCAGATTTGATAGTTCTTAAGTTATTTGCAGGTTCGTCTTCTTCTTCTGCCAAATCTTGAGACTTATTTACGCTTTCTTGAAGAAGTACTGCGTGAGAATCAAAAAAAGGAAATGATAAGACTTGAAGCTTGGCGTGTATATGGCGCATTGTTGGTTAGTTTATCTCACAAAACAACCTTCTTTTCTTGTCATTGTGATTTTTTTGTTGAAGTGAGGTGGAAATTTCGGCCATTTATTTGTGGGCCGGTTGGAGTTTGTATTTTTTCTTTAATGAATTACAGGTGTGTTTGGATGTCACTAAATAAGAGCTTATAGGAGCTTAAAAAAGTAGAGCTTACGAGTTTAAAGAGCTTATGATTTTAAAGCTTTATTTGGTAAcaaaaaaaaagtagagcttatccCAAATTGTAGAACTTAAAAAATACGATTCTTACAAGTAGCTTATGGAATAAAGTAGAGCTTATGACATGTATAATTACTAAAAAGCCCTTCATTATTGTTTTACATATTAGTATTAATGTCCTCTATGGTCCATTTACAACACCAACTCCAGCTACTTTACCAAACACTTATGTAAAATTATAAGCTCCAGCTTTCAGCTTCAAAGATAAGCTCCAGTTGCAGCTAGTTTCGTCCAGACATACATGTGGTAAACTAGAAATAAGAGCTGAAAAGGAAACCGGTCAAATGGCTAAAAGTCGTTCAAATAGTATAGTATATCTAATTAATAAAACCTGCTAAACATTTTATTAAGAAGGTACACTGTTATTCAATTAATATGGTTTTGTAGTCATATTCGGCACTAATTATTTATACAAAATGGTTGACTTTCAATTTGACAAAGAAAAAAATCTGAACCCATTTCAGCTCATACAAAAATTCTTTATATAACTGTTATATTGCCACCTCCAGCGGAAAAAAGGTGTCTTGCTTCTCATAATCGAGTATTTGATTCTATATTCTAATTCTTGTATATTTAAATATTACCCAGCGCGCTACCGGTAGGTCCGTGTATGATCTGCTAAAGCTTTTTCCGATTCTACCATCCCCACCTGCAAATTCTGTTTTGAAGACCAATCTAAAGGTTATCCGTACAAACAAAACAGGTGAGTTTTCTGATGAGTTTCCTTTCGAATTAAAATAAAATctcgttaatttttttttataatctgtTTTGTGAAGATAAACGCAAGGCAAATGAAGAAGAGCTGGAACATCAACCGTCTCCAAAGAAAATGATCACCGATGGACCTATAGGTTCACCGTCTGATAACAACACCATAACACAAGATTCACAAGACAAAACTGTTGCTAATGTTGTTGAATCTGAGCCTGAAAGTTCATCTGCTCCTATGGAAATCGGTGATGACAGTATTAAAGACACACAAGGAAAAAGAGAAAAGGGTAATAGTATTAGTCGCCATGGATCGAAGACACCTGCGTATCTTAAGCAGGTTTGGAAAGATGATTTGAATTCAGGACAAGTTGTTATTTCATTATTTGAACTTTTTGGTGAAGGTATCATGTCCTTCATTCCAGCTCCTGAGATGTCTCTATTTTTGTGACTTTGTAACGCTCTTTAAAGAGAATCTTAATCGATGatcttatattttttttaattgcgTTTGGAAGTTCAAAAAAACCACATCTGTTCAATGGGAAAACTAAAATATGCATTTTTCAGAATTAGGGTTGTAAAAGAGTCGAGTCGAGCCGAGCTCAGTATGATGGCTCGGCAAGACTTTTTGATGGAGCTCAGGCTTCTATTCTAGAATGGCTTGAGCTCGGTTTGATACTTCAGGTATCAGGGCATCTTGATGAAGAAATTCGTTCAGCGTTCAAATTTTATGGTTTTTTTTATAAGTCTTCTGTCACAGTTCAGGATGACATGAAATTGACATTTTTGCATCTAGTAACGTTGTTATGACTTTTGCAATAACATCATATGGTATTTAATGTATgttaataatatactccgtatatattaatgcTTAATGTATATGACCCGGCAAATGGGTCGAGATAGGCAGGGTTGGGTCAAGATCAAATATTTGGGTTGAAATGAGTCAGAATTAAAATGGGCCGCATGGGTTGGGTTGAGACCCGGGTCAGTTAGGAAAAAAATGTGTTTTTGATCGTCATGGAATAGAATTGAATTCCATTTATAATATagttataaaagttataaaaaaatgttgttgaaaaagttataaaaaaaaatttacgtTTCCATTTTATGCGCCCCGAAAACATGCGTCAAAAATGCGCGACGAAACATGAGTCGAAAAGCGGGGGTCGAAACGCGCCTCGAAAAAATGCGCCTCGAAAACGCGCGACAAAAATGCGCCTCGAAAACGCGGGTCGAAAAACGCGCCACGAATTCGCGCCATGAAAAAATTGCGTTGTAAACACGGGTCAAATACGCGGGCCGAAAACACCAGCTGAAAACGCGGGTCGAAAACGTGGTCAAAAACGCTGGTCGAAAACACACGTTGAAAACGGGCGCCGAAAGCACGTTTAGAAAAACACAGGTCGATAGCGCGGTTCAAATAATGCTGTTGAAAACTCGTCACAAAATCGCGACACGAAATCGTGCCTGATGCTCGTCGAAAATGCGTCTCGAAAAACGCGCTTGGTTTTTAATTTTAGTATGACCCAATTGGGTCAAGCCCAGGACCCTTTAATATTTAAAAGGGAGTTGAGATTTGATgtgtttttaatatgaattttttttattttatttctgttaTGTGCTTGGACTCGTTTGGATCTTAAGTTAACTCAATGGACCTGTTTTGAAACTTTGGATCTTGTTTGTTAGGTATAATGTATACCTATGCGTAGGTGAATTGAGAAAATATTGTAACGGACAATAGAGATTATATAAAGCCCGTATAGATTTAACTAGTTGtttaccctcgcttcgcgccgggggttcggttttcaatgtattttattgcgcttagtttaacgatgatgtcgttgaagcgcaactcgagtcgaactaaaaggtataacccgtaaaagatttaaaattaaattaataatataggtgcatctctgcgggtggagaaaaatataaaggaaaccaaaaaataaaaaataaaaaaaatttgttacaacgggtagaaaaaaaaatataaaggaaacaatcggtactattcatattttttgccTAGTAGATATTTGGAGCTGCTAATTATAAAGAAACCATCGGTACTATTCTTATTTTTTGTCTAGTAGATATTTGCTGCAAGTGAAGAAAAATAAAGGAAATCAAAAAAGAAAAAATTGGGGAAAAGAACTATTTACAAAAAAGAAAAAATTGGGGAAAAGAACTATTTACAACCATTGTTGCGTGGTGTACAAGTGATTAAAGCGTGTGGGTagtactatttataacttttgtctGTTAgtgtatatgtaaataaataaataaatgtaaattcTATTAGGACCCATGGGTCAAGCCTAGGACCCTTTAATCTTTAAAAAGGAGTTGGAGTTTGATGAGTTTTTAAAATAGAatcatttataattatttatttattacgagtaatcgaattgttttattcatattactcaatgatgataaattcTACTTTTACTCCATTCGTATTGTACGTGAGAATATTATTGTTGTCAACAATGATGACCTCagccaaatttcgggacaaaatttcttttaacgggtaggtactgtcacgacccggaaatttccgaccaaatttaaatttaatgttTATATGATAACACTATTCCAACATGGTGGTTTACATAGTTAGATGTGAAAATATAAATAAACCGAGTAAGTTAGGTTATTGTTAACAT is from Rutidosis leptorrhynchoides isolate AG116_Rl617_1_P2 chromosome 10, CSIRO_AGI_Rlap_v1, whole genome shotgun sequence and encodes:
- the LOC139871896 gene encoding transcription initiation factor TFIID subunit 6-like, giving the protein MSIVPKETVEVIAQSIGINNLSPDAALALAPDVEYRMREIMQEGIKCMHHSKRTTLTTDDIGSALSMRNVEPIYGFASGDPLRFKRALGHKDLFYIDDKDVDFKDVIEAPLPKAPLDTSLFCHWLAIEGVQPAIPENAPLEVIAALPETKKPEQKSDEMPIDIRLPVKHVLSRELQLYFNKITELAVNMPDSVLFKEALMSLATDSGLHPLVPYFTCFIEDEVSRGLNDFQLLFALMRLVWSLLQNPHIHVEPYLHQLMPPVVTCIVAKRLGKRIADNHWELRDFTAKLVATICKRFGHNYSSLQTRLTKTLLKSFLDRKRTLTQHYGAVQGLAALGPHVVRLLLLPNLETYLRFLEEVLRENQKKEMIRLEAWRVYGALLRATGRSVYDLLKLFPILPSPPANSVLKTNLKVIRTNKTDKRKANEEELEHQPSPKKMITDGPIGSPSDNNTITQDSQDKTVANVVESEPESSSAPMEIGDDSIKDTQGKREKGNSISRHGSKTPAYLKQVWKDDLNSGQVVISLFELFGEGIMSFIPAPEMSLFL